In a single window of the Coffea eugenioides isolate CCC68of chromosome 3, Ceug_1.0, whole genome shotgun sequence genome:
- the LOC113764645 gene encoding uncharacterized protein LOC113764645 codes for MRGETPVTSGQLFNVQPINVVPSDENCRHNSGLNVSLQTGEEFSEEFLRERLTPRRPVIIDSFQQQQNRTGINIAQSRPLVYEDLTGLLGLQRKDSESGTELSEFSPQGGGYALDAENRESFGGANRYRMEYTTTNGQQQGRFSDGSNIDRTLSGLSIYPSDSPNAYQPHNSGLGYTDGSFPGKMKFLCSFGGRILPRPKDGKLRYVGGETRIMSIRKNLTYSELVRKTAAICNQPHTIKYQLPGEDLDALISVSSDEDLHHMIEEYHDLERTSQRLRIFLISSNDPESPCSFEARTGPQGDADYQYVVAVNGMLDPSPRRSSSRESLGSQMGNALDSSPVQRDSPISFHPLEVPDGGSSLNRMSNPSSKVQVFNTPQYPSKSILSSSVSPVPVQINDPRSCYTKLYEDMTRSNAYEFNSPNAAEQPSYDKYQYFNNTSYYHHQPPEAVQLRNYFHPVSHCMDSNQIPELDPHIHTTGKSVVASPSCGQLQMDKERHMVNEIAMQSENLSFPQDTAGVFPGIGTSFKTHNRMVHAVSQPQLRQKEEVKVTVEERNPFPSNYVVEKSPSYGDSSQKWLVQQLESSEKYQNARDENLSTPDLNKEFMWTENEGTTFNQDRTHNMFTDRNTSNSTLVEDNINLHEIVRPVDQMLIDCPLPVEPEGNTSRNSTSHSLTSENSQPQGHQSGPNESEFLIRSQKESETRAKAFSRDAINNSCGLKSSTHQGMDRPVDESCLHLNLNYPLSNDLSFPNPADSAKQVGLDTVHKESVHDPEFETVKGPHKSVKKESLKEDSSETSCFPDQMSVSHPSTDQHDGIRPESTVVVEDVTDSIPPDIPSSLVVIPLVQDEPSDGTETESVAIESDHEEGNVDHDGNIDPLGDAALIEIEAGIYGLQIIKYADLEELQELGSGTFGTVYHGKWRGTDVAIKRIKKSCFAGRNSEQERLTKEFWKEAQILSKLHHPNIVAFYGVVPDGPGGTLATVTEYMVDGSLKHALLRKGALDRRKKLMIALDTAFGMEYLHLKNIVHFDLKCDNLLVNLGDPQRPVCKVGDFGLSRIKRNTLVSGGVRGTLPWMAPELLHGSSNRVSEKVDVFSFGITMWEIQTGEEPYANLHCGAIIGGIVNNTLRPSIPERCDPEWRKLMEECWSPDPAARPSFTQITNRLRIMSKALQPTRQIRARR; via the exons ATGAGGGGTGAAACTCCTGTTACTTCGGGCCAGCTGTTCAATGTTCAGCCAATTAATGTTGTTCCAAGTGATGAAAACTGTAGACATAATAGTGGACTTAATGTTTCTTTGCAGACGGGTGAGGAATTTTCTGAAGAATTCCTTAGGGAACGTCTTACACCTAGAAGACCAGTAATAATTGATTCATTTCAGCAACAGCAGAATAGAACGGGCATAAATATTGCTCAGAGTCGCCCTCTTGTGTATGAGGATCTTACTGGCCTTCTTGGCCTACAGAGAAAAGACTCTGAAAGTGGTACAGAGCTATCTGAGTTTTCTCCTCAGGGAGGAGGATATGCATTAGATGCTGAGAACCGGGAAAGCTTTGGTGGTGCAAACAGATATCGTATGGAGTATACTACCACCAATGGACAGCAACAAGGAAGATTCTCTGATGGAAGTAATATCGATAGAACTCTTTCTGGTCTATCTATATATCCTTCAGATTCCCCAAATGCATACCAGCCTCACAACTCTGGCTTGGGATACACAGATGGTTCTTTTCCTGGAAAGATGAAGTTTCTCTGCAGCTTTGGAGGAAGAATTTTGCCAAGGCCAAAAGATGGGAAGCTTAGATATGTCGGCGGGGAGACGAGAATTATGTCAATTAGGAAAAATTTAACTTACAGCGAACTTGTCAGGAAGACAGCTGCAATCTGTAATCAACCTCACACAATAAAATATCAGCTCCCAGGAGAGGACCTTGATGCACTTATATCTGTCTCTTCTGATGAAGATCTCCATCATATGATAGAGGAATATCATGATTTGGAAAGAACTTCTCAGAGGTTGCGGATATTCCTTATTTCTTCGAATGATCCTGAAAGCCCATGTTCTTTTGAAGCAAGGACTGGACCACAGGGTGATGCTGACTACCAATATGTTGTTGCAGTTAATGGCATGCTGGACCCAAGTCCTCGGAGGAGCTCTAGCAGGGAGAGTCTAGGAAGCCAGATGGGGAATGCCTTGGATAGTAGTCCTGTTCAAAGAGACTCTCCGATTTCCTTTCATCCTTTGGAGGTACCAGATGGGGGCAGTTCCTTGAATAGAATGAGTAATCCAAGCTCCAAAGTTCAGGTTTTTAATACCCCACAGTACCCTTCTAAGtcaattctttcttcttctgtGTCTCCGGTGCCTGTTCAAATCAATGATCCTAGGAGTTGCTACACAAAGTTGTATGAGGATATGACACGGTCTAATGCTTATGAATTTAACAGTCCAAATGCTGCCGAGCAACCATCATATGACAAGTATCAATATTTCAACAACACAAGCTACTATCATCATCAACCACCAGAAGCAGTCCAATTGAGAAATTACTTTCACCCTGTCAGCCACTGTATGGACTCCAACCAGATTCCTGAACTGGATCCCCATATTCATACCACTGGTAAGAGTGTTGTGGCTTCACCATCTTGTGGTCAACTTCAAATGGACAAAGAAAGGCATATGGTAAATGAGATTGCAATGCAGTCTGAAAATTTATCTTTCCCTCAAGACACAGCTGGTGTGTTTCCTGGTATTGGTACTTCATTTAAAACTCACAACAGAATGGTTCATGCAGTATCTCAACCACAGTTGCGACAAAAAGAGGAAGTTAAAGTCACAGTTGAAGAAAGGAACCCATTCCCATCAAATTATGTAGTAGAAAAATCACCTTCATATGGTGATTCGTCACAAAAATGGCTGGTTCAACAACTGGAGAGCTCAGAGAAATACCAAAATGCTAGGGATGAGAATCTGTCAACACCAGATTTGAACAAGGAATTCATGTGGACAGAGAATGAAGGCACAACTTTTAACCAAGATAGGACACATAATATGTTTACTGATAGAAATACATCTAATTCTACTCTGGTAGAAGATAACATTAATCTTCATGAAATTGTAAGACCTGTTGATCAAATGCTCATTGACTGTCCCTTGCCAGTAGAGCCGGAAGGCAACACAAGCAGAAACTCCACATCGCATTCATTGACATCTGAGAACTCACAACCACAAGGTCATCAATCAGGACCTAATGAATCTGAGTTTCTCATCAGAAGCCAAAAAGAGAGTGAGACTAGGGCTAAAGCATTTAGCAGGGATGCCATTAACAACTCTTGTGGACTAAAATCATCTACACATCAGGGAATGGACAGACCAGTGGATGAATCCTGCCTGCACTTGAACTTGAATTATCCTCTTAGTAATGATCTTTCATTTCCTAATCCAGCTGATAGTGCTAAACAAGTTGGGTTGGATACCGTCCACAAGGAATCTGTGCATGATCCTGAATTTGAAACGGTGAAAGGTCCTCATAAGAGTGTGAAAAAGGAGAGTCTGAAGGAAGATTCTTCAGAGACATCCTGTTTTCCAGATCAGATGTCTGTCTCTCATCCTTCAACTGATCAGCATGATGGTATTCGACCAGAATCAACTGTTGTTGTAGAGGATGTAACTGATAGCATTCCGCCAGATATTCCGTCCTCCCTGGTGGTTATCCCACTAGTGCAAGATGAGCCAAGTGATGGGACAGAGACTGAATCTGTTGCCATAGAGTCTGACCACGAG GAAGGGAATGTTGATCATGATGGTAATATTGACCCCCTTGGTGATGCTGCTTTGATTGAAATTGAAGCTGGAATCTATGGCTTACAG ATAATAAAATATGCTGATCTTGAAGAACTGCAAGAGTTAGGATCTGGTACATTTGGAACTGTTTACCATGGAAAGTGGAGGGGAACAGATGTTGCTATCAAGAGAATTAAAAAGAGCTGTTTTGCTGGGAGAAATTCAGAGCAAGAGCGATTG ACTAAAGAGTTTTGGAAAGAGGCTCAGATCCTCTCTAAGCTACACCATCCCAATATTGTGGCATTCTATGGGGTCGTTCCTGATGGACCTGGGGGAACATTGGCAACTGTAACTGAATATATGGTTGATGGGTCGTTAAAACATGCACTCTTAAGGAAGGG AGCACTTGATCGGCGTAAAAAGCTTATGATTGCACTTGATACTGCTTTTGGCATGGAGTATCTGCATTTGAAGAATATAGTTCATTTTGATTTAAAATGTGACAACTTGCTAGTTAACTTGGGAGATCCTCAAAGGCCAGTGTGCAAG GTTGGTGATTTTGGACTGTCAAGAATTAAGCGAAATACACTTGTTTCGGGTGGTGTGCGAGGAACACTTCCCTGGATGGCTCCAGAGCTATTGCATGGAAGTAGTAATCGAGTTTCTGAAAAA GTCGATGTATTCTCATTTGGCATCACAATGTGGGAGATCCAAACAGGAGAGGAGCCCTATGCCAACTTGCACTGTGGCGCCATCATAG GTGGGATTGTAAATAACACTCTCAGGCCTAGCATCCCTGAACGTTGTGATCCTGAGTGGAGAAAGTTGATGGAAGAATGCTGGTCACCAGATCCAGCTGCAAGGCCATCATTCACACAAATAACAAACAGGCTGCGTATCATGTCAAAGGCACTGCAGCCAACGAGACAGATTCGAGCTAGAAGATAA
- the LOC113765908 gene encoding 9-cis-epoxycarotenoid dioxygenase NCED6, chloroplastic gives MQAYHHHHHLSPPVPSKPVSPQKSVHPVQATVSCKILINPSEKTLPMRLKSPPPPPPPLLSPPLQPPPITFPPPLDGPPKLNPFQKFAAGALDMLENSVITKWEKNHKLNRKVDPAVQLEGNFSPVQECPVRHGLEVVGRIPSCLEGVYLRNGANPLFSPISGHHLFDGDGMIHAVKLQPETNSASYACRFTRTNRLVQEAALGKPIFPKPIGELHGYLGLARLAFLSARAGLGLVDATLGMGLANAGLAYFNGRLLAMSEDDLPYSVRITEDGDLETVGRFDFDGELDVPVIAHPKLDPTTGELFTLSYNVVRRPHLRAFKFDKWGHKSRDISISLKQPTMMHDFAITENHVIIPDHQVVFKLSQLLRGGSPVVHDPEKISRFGVLAKDDFDESRIQWIEVPNCFCFHLWNAWEEISESGDKVIAVIGSCMTPPDSIFSSESDEEFRSELSEIRLDLTTGESTRKVIVSGLNLEAGQVNKKKLGNKTQFAYLAIAEPWPKCSGIAKVDLVTGNVTKFMYGDERFGGEPYFVPGETEKEEDDGYLVSFVRDEKNGMSELVVVKASTMKQVALVKLPSRVPYGFHGTFVTSEDLTKQKSC, from the coding sequence ATGCAAGcttaccaccaccaccaccacctttcaccACCAGTACCCTCTAAACCTGTTAGCCCACAAAAATCTGTACATCCTGTCCAAGCAACAGTTTCATGCAAAATTCTTATCAATCCATCCGAGAAAACGCTTCCTATGAGGTTAAAATCACCTCCTCCACCACCGCCTCCGCTTCTTTCACCGCCGCTGCAGCCACCGCCCATAACTTTTCCACCGCCACTAGATGGCCCTCCTAAACTGAACCCATTCCAAAAATTTGCCGCTGGAGCGCTGGACATGCTCGAAAATTCAGTCATAACCAAATGGGAAAAGAATCACAAGCTGAACCGGAAAGTCGACCCGGCGGTTCAGCTAGAAGGAAATTTCTCACCGGTTCAGGAGTGCCCGGTTAGGCACGGCCTCGAGGTGGTCGGTCGGATTCCTTCTTGCCTAGAAGGAGTCTACCTAAGAAATGGAGCCAACCCTTTATTCTCTCCGATCAGCGGTCACCACCTCTTCGACGGCGACGGCATGATTCATGCGGTGAAGTTGCAGCCGGAGACGAATAGTGCTAGCTATGCATGCCGGTTCACTCGGACGAACCGGTTGGTCCAAGAAGCCGCGTTAGGAAAACCGATTTTTCCCAAGCCAATTGGGGAGCTGCATGGCTACTTGGGCTTGGCTCGTCTTGCATTCCTGTCGGCTCGAGCCGGACTGGGCTTGGTGGATGCTACACTGGGTATGGGACTAGCCAACGCTGGCTTAGCTTACTTCAACGGGCGGCTCTTAGCCATGTCGGAGGATGATCTTCCCTACAGCGTCCGCATTACCGAAGATGGTGATCTCGAAACGGTCGGACGGTTCGATTTTGACGGGGAGCTTGATGTTCCCGTGATTGCCCATCCAAAACTGGACCCCACCACAGGAGAGCTCTTCACCCTGAGCTACAACGTTGTCAGAAGGCCTCACCTTAGAGCCTTCAAATTCGACAAGTGGGGCCACAAGTCACGTGACATTTCGATCTCCCTCAAACAGCCTACCATGATGCATGACTTTGCCATCACGGAAAATCACGTGATCATCCCGGATCACCAAGTGGTATTCAAGCTATCCCAGTTGTTGCGGGGCGGGTCACCCGTGGTCCATGACCCGGAAAAGATTTCCCGTTTTGGAGTATTGGCGAAGGATGACTTTGATGAATCAAGAATCCAATGGATTGAAGTCCCAAATTGTTTTTGCTTCCATCTATGGAATGCATGGGAGGAAATCAGTGAGAGTGGTGATAAGGTCATTGCAGTAATTGGATCTTGCATGACACCACCTGACTCAATTTTTAGTAGCGAAAGTGACGAGGAATTCCGCTCCGAATTATCCGAGATCCGATTAGATTTAACCACGGGTGAATCAACCCGAAAAGTCATTGTGTCCGGGTTGAACCTAGAGGCTGGACAGGTGAACAAGAAGAAACTTGGCAATAAAACGCAATTTGCCTATTTGGCTATAGCTGAGCCATGGCCTAAATGTAGTGGGATCGCAAAGGTTGATTTGGTCACGGGGAATGTTACAAAATTTATGTATGGAGATGAAAGATTTGGTGGCGAGCCATATTTCGTACCTGGGGAGACAGAAAAGGAGGAAGATGATGGATACCTTGTGAGTTTTGTTAGAGATGAAAAAAATGGAATGTCTGAATTAGTAGTGGTTAAAGCTTCAACTATGAAGCAAGTAGCATTAGTCAAATTGCCCTCCCGGGTGCCATATGGTTTTCATGGCACATTTGTTACTTCAGAAGATTTAACCAAGCAAAAATCTTGTTGA